In Halobaculum limi, one DNA window encodes the following:
- a CDS encoding PUA domain-containing protein yields MSGDTTIDDLQTAADYQFGAGAGEALFSTDEDLTVRRSTSGRPRQVTCDAGRIVSYGTDGRFTLGVEGGRRLRSALPHPEYSVVVGDESAPFVRDGKNVFAKFVSDVGDSVRPRDEVVVVHEDGTVLGVGRAELAAAEMRDFSSGMAVKVRSGAGPE; encoded by the coding sequence ATGAGCGGTGACACCACCATCGACGACCTGCAGACTGCTGCAGACTACCAGTTCGGCGCGGGCGCGGGCGAGGCGCTGTTCTCGACCGACGAGGACCTCACCGTCCGCCGGTCGACGAGTGGGCGGCCACGACAGGTGACGTGTGACGCTGGCCGCATCGTCTCGTACGGGACGGACGGCCGCTTCACGCTCGGCGTCGAAGGCGGTCGTCGCCTTCGGTCGGCGCTCCCGCACCCCGAGTACAGCGTCGTCGTCGGCGACGAGTCCGCGCCGTTCGTGCGCGACGGCAAGAACGTGTTCGCCAAGTTCGTGAGCGACGTCGGCGACAGCGTCCGCCCGCGCGACGAGGTGGTGGTCGTCCACGAAGACGGCACGGTACTCGGCGTCGGTCGCGCGGAACTGGCGGCCGCGGAGATGCGCGACTTCTCGTCGGGGATGGCGGTGAAAGTGAGATCGGGGGCCGGCCCGGAGTGA